From a region of the Hypanus sabinus isolate sHypSab1 chromosome 2, sHypSab1.hap1, whole genome shotgun sequence genome:
- the LOC132403173 gene encoding extracellular calcium-sensing receptor-like — MRKGWKLEVQETPGDVPLENRFTLLEDTASLGGGQVCESKIGTEAKPKRQTSGRAMVVGDSIVRDAPGCRLRERIQLSNISKDGDVVLGGLFTVHLNSFQQINSFQFQYQNQPVVVCSFDLKGFRMLQTMIFTVEEINRDERLLPNITLGYRIHDDCNTPEIATKVALALVNGQEEILVDQVCDGPVQISGIVGGAGSSASIAVARTTGPFRIPLVSYFSTCVCLSDKTEYPTFHRTIPSDDHQSKALVHLVQKFGWTWIGTVNSNDNYGNSGMRAFVEAAEDFGLCIAFSESFHRTDSPEKITRVVQVMKEATTKVVVAFAGPGEMRILFAEVLRQNLSGVQWVGSEAWITADFVVVDSGRRFLTGAIGTAVRAQEIPGVQDFLLTIHPSRFPGNPLVRGFWETTFGCTPSFEKATNEVGSLGMLPQCSGNESLLQINNAYTDLTMDGNSYIVYKAVYAFAHALHDMLSCESGKGPFPNKTCARLSTFKPWQLLHYMKSIYFTTKVGEKVHFDEKGNPTAAYDIVNWKINANGSLEVRTVGYYNGSGPPGKELVLNLHQIVWSGGKRQIPRAVCSESCSPGTRKITRKGQPICCFDCKSCADGEITNTTDSADCIKCPPLYWSNDQKDQCIPKKIEYLGFTEILGMVLVLFALIGVCMSGLTAGLFFRHRDTPLVKANNSELSFLLLFALSCCFLCSVTFIGEPSHWSCMLRRTAFGVSFVMCIACVLVKTILVLTAFKATHPSSNRMKWFGQRQQRISVFLLVSVQGLICVFWLLIAPPFPVINTKYYREKIILECDTGSSAAFYLASGYIGLLSCICFVLAFQARKLPDNFNEAKCITFSMLIFCAVWVTFIPASVSSPGKYTVAVEVFAILASSFGLLLCIFAPKCFIIVITPERNTKKHIMGKVDERKL; from the exons atgaggaagggATGGAAGCTTGAGGTACAGGAGACCCCGGGGGATGTGCCTCTtgaaaacaggttcaccctcttggaagacaCTGCCAGTCTGGGAGGTGGACAGGTCTGCGAGTCAAAAATTGGCACTGAAGCAAAGCCGAAGAGACAGACGTCAGGCAGAGCCATGGtagtaggggattccatagtgagag ATGCGCCAGGCTGTCGGCTTCGGGAAAGAATCCAACTGTCTAACATATCTAAGGATGGGGACGTTGTACTTGGTGGGTTATTCACTGTGCACTTAAACAGCTTCCAGCAGATAAATTCATT ccaattccaataccaaAACCAACCTGTGGTGGTTTGCAGTTTTGATTTAAAGGGATTCCGCATGTTGCAGACCATGATTTTCACAGTTGAGGAAATAAACAGGGATGAGAGACTTCTTCcgaacatcacactgggttacAGGATTCACGATGACTGCAACACCCCCGAGATTGCGACAAAGGTTGCTCTAGCTCTGGTGAATGGGCAAGAGGAAATACTCGTGGATCAAGTATGTGACGGGCCTGTCCAAATTTCTGGAATCGTTGGTGGCGCTGGGTCCTCCGCGTCCATCGCCGTTGCAAGGACAACCGGACCTTTTCGAATACCACTG GTCAGCTACTTTTCTACGTGTGTATGTCTCAGCGATAAGACCGAGTATCCAACTTTTCATCGAACTATCCCAAGTGACGATCATCAGTCAAAGGCGCTGGTGCATCTTGTTCAGAAGTTTGGGTGGACCTGGATTGGAACCGTTAACAGCAACGATAACTATGGCAACTCGGGGATGAGAGCCTTTGTCGAAGCTGCTGAGGATTTCGGGCTTTGCATTGCCTTCTCCGAATCATTTCACAGAACGGACTCTCCGGAGAAGATAACCAGGGTAGTGCAAGTGATGAAGGAGGCGACCACAAAGGTCGTGGTGGCCTTTGCCGGACCTGGCGAAATGCGCATTTTATTTGCAGAGGTTCTACGGCAAAACCTCAGCGGTGTGCAGTGGGTGGGCAGTGAGGCATGGATTACAGCAGACTTCGTCGTTGTAGATAGTGGTCGCCGCTTCCTTACCGGGGCAATCGGAACTGCTGTGCGTGCGCAGGAAATTCCAGGGGTGCAGGACTTCCTGCTCACAATCCATCCTTCCCGATTTCCCGGTAATCCATTAGTGCGGGGGTTCTGGGaaaccaccttcggctgtactcCCAGTTTCGAAAAGGCGACCAACGAAGTTGGTTCACTTGGCATGCTCCCACAGTGTAGCGGAAATGAGAGTCTGCTTCAGATTAACAATGCCTACACCGACCTGACCATGGACGGGAACTCTTACATTGTATATAAAGCGGTGTACGCTTTTGCTCATGCGCTTCACGATATGCTTTCGTGTGAAAGTGGCAAAGGGCCATTCCCGAACAAAACTTGTGCACGTCTTTCAACCTTCAAACCTTGGCAG CTCCTCCATTATATGAAGTCAATTTACTTCACAACAAAAGTTGGAGAGAAGGTGCATTTTGATGAGAAAGGCAATCCAACAGCCGCTTATGACATTGTAAACTGGAAAATTAATGCAAATGGTAGCCTTGAAGTTCGGACAGTTGGATATTACAACGGATCAGGTCCTCCGGGTAAAGAACTTGTGTTGAACCTACATCAGATTGTCTGGAGCGGTGGTAAGCGTCAG ATTCCCCGGGCAGTCTGTTCTGAAAGTTGTTCCCCGGGCACAAGAAAGATAACCAGGAAAGGACAACCAATTTGCTGTTTTGACTGCAAGTCCTGTGCGGATGGAGAAATAACTAACACTACAG ACTCGGCAGACTGTATCAAGTGTCCTCCCCTGTACTGGTCTAACGATCAGAAAGATCAATGCATCCCGAAGAAAATAGAGTATCTGGGTTTCACCGAAATCCTGGGCATGGTGTTGGTGTTATTCGCTCTGATTGGCGTGTGCATGTCTGGACTGACAGCGGGTCTCTTCTTTAGACATCGAGACACACCTCTGGTTAAAGCTAACAACTCTGAGCTGAGCTTCCTCCTTCTATTTGCACTAAGCTGCTGTTTTTTATGCTCGGTCACATTCATTGGCGAACCGTCACACTGGTCCTGTATGTTACGCCGCACGGCGTTTGGAGTCTCGTTTGTCATGTGTATCGCTTGTGTTCTGGTCAAAACCATTCTGGTGCTGACGGCATTTAAGGCAACACATCCCAGCAGTAACAGGATGAAATGGTTTGGTCAAAGACAGCAGAGGATAAGTGTCTTCCTCCTGGTGTCCGTGCAGGGTTTAATATGTGTGTTTTGGCTGCTCATTGCGCCGCCTTTCCCCGTGATCAACACTAAATATTACCGGGAGAAGATAATTTTAGAATGTGATACAGGATCCTCTGCAGCTTTCTACTTGGCCTCGGGTTATATCGGTCTATTATCGTGCATTTGTTTTGTCCTCGCCTTTCAGGCGCGGAAGCTGCCAGATAACTTCAACGAGGCAAAATGTATAACGTTCAGCATGCTCATCTTTTGTGCGGTTTGGGTCACTTTTATTCCGGCCTCTGTGAGTTCTCCTGGGAAATACACAGTGGCGGTTGAAGTGTTTGCAATCTTGGCCTCCAGTTTTGGATTGCTGCTCTGCATTTTTGCACCCAAGTGTTTTATTATTGTAATCACTCCGGAGAGAAACACCAAGAAGCACATTATGGGTAAAGTGGATGAGCGGAAACTTTAA